One window of the Archangium primigenium genome contains the following:
- a CDS encoding tetratricopeptide repeat protein has product MDDGLQALRERVEAHVERGEWAAAVQVASEAVARARGLRRQEGDTHHALMSLALTLTVLATVHQAGGEWTEALRLHEESLGLRRQLRRLLGGTPEVLDRLTIGLNAVASLHIEREAWALAARAREESLGLQRELTRLSEDSPESWRDLSLALDEWGHLLGDLGRFPEAVEAYEESLALTRRLLAEADAPGTLVEELVYCLENVADAREAAGDRMGARIARTEAEALQVPRA; this is encoded by the coding sequence ATGGACGACGGGCTCCAGGCCCTGCGCGAGCGCGTCGAGGCGCATGTCGAGCGCGGGGAATGGGCGGCGGCCGTCCAGGTCGCCTCGGAGGCCGTGGCGCGTGCGCGCGGGCTTCGCCGTCAGGAGGGCGACACGCACCACGCGCTGATGTCCCTCGCGCTCACCCTGACCGTGCTGGCCACGGTCCATCAGGCCGGAGGGGAGTGGACCGAGGCCCTGCGGCTGCACGAGGAGTCCCTGGGGCTGCGGCGGCAACTGCGGCGGCTGCTGGGCGGCACACCCGAGGTCCTGGATCGGCTCACCATCGGGCTCAACGCCGTGGCCTCCCTGCACATCGAGCGCGAGGCGTGGGCGCTGGCGGCGCGGGCTCGGGAGGAGTCGTTGGGGCTGCAGCGGGAGCTGACCCGGCTGTCCGAGGACTCGCCCGAGTCCTGGCGGGACCTGTCGCTCGCGCTGGACGAGTGGGGCCACCTGCTCGGGGACCTGGGCCGGTTTCCGGAGGCGGTGGAGGCCTACGAGGAGTCGCTCGCGCTCACCCGGCGGCTGCTCGCGGAGGCCGACGCGCCGGGTACGCTCGTGGAGGAACTCGTCTACTGCCTGGAGAACGTCGCCGACGCGCGGGAGGCCGCCGGGGACCGGATGGGGGCGCGCATCGCGCGGACGGAAGCCGAGGCGCTCCAGGTCCCCCGCGCCTGA
- a CDS encoding neuraminidase produces the protein MPEGGKIGAVVASPEGFGLIGTVTEPSAGSLLEKMKSRRARLLRVAEGAVTVAWEGPGWIQALDAHGQVAAAIVATLKPSGSGSDYFLLVSTDGGREWNTRGPVGAPSLAQVRIVTERELGVLGAWFLGVTQDGGASWSEVELDGERNPNTERLRRVDGGLALLGKGLTLQPQSAPRTSLGESGATRLVDADGAHVVAVVDGQTRVGERQDGGVRWLEPLPAGREPLRLVAGEGVLRLLTRGADPSKGADPMVHTSEDGGATWTHQALPLGAHVDIAGREWGLGVHASGTVYGRLA, from the coding sequence GTGCCGGAGGGTGGCAAGATCGGCGCGGTGGTCGCGAGCCCGGAGGGCTTCGGGCTCATCGGCACCGTGACCGAGCCGTCCGCGGGCAGCCTGCTGGAGAAGATGAAGAGCCGCCGTGCGCGCCTGCTGCGGGTCGCCGAGGGCGCCGTGACGGTGGCGTGGGAGGGGCCGGGGTGGATCCAGGCCCTGGACGCCCACGGCCAGGTGGCGGCGGCCATCGTGGCCACGCTCAAGCCCTCGGGCTCGGGCTCGGACTACTTCCTGCTGGTGTCCACGGACGGCGGCCGGGAGTGGAACACGCGCGGCCCCGTGGGCGCGCCGAGCCTCGCCCAGGTGCGCATCGTCACCGAGCGGGAGCTGGGCGTGCTGGGCGCGTGGTTCCTCGGCGTCACCCAGGACGGCGGCGCCTCGTGGTCGGAGGTGGAGCTGGACGGGGAGCGCAACCCCAACACCGAGCGGCTGCGCCGGGTGGACGGCGGCCTCGCGCTGTTGGGCAAGGGCCTGACGCTCCAGCCCCAGAGCGCGCCCCGGACGAGCCTCGGGGAGTCGGGCGCCACGCGGCTGGTGGACGCGGACGGGGCCCATGTGGTCGCGGTCGTGGACGGCCAGACGCGCGTGGGTGAGCGCCAGGACGGCGGCGTGCGCTGGCTGGAGCCGCTGCCCGCGGGCCGCGAGCCCCTGCGCCTGGTGGCGGGCGAGGGCGTGCTGCGCCTGCTCACCCGGGGCGCGGATCCCTCCAAGGGCGCGGACCCCATGGTGCACACGAGCGAGGATGGCGGGGCGACGTGGACGCACCAGGCCCTGCCGCTCGGGGCCCACGTGGACATCGCCGGCCGCGAGTGGGGCCTGGGCGTGCACGCGAGCGGCACCGTCTACGGCCGCCTGGCCTGA
- a CDS encoding non-ribosomal peptide synthetase — protein MSPAQRRVWLLTEFESAHSGHHVAAAWRLEGALEAGPLEASLREVVRRHALVRSRLLEEDGEPRLQALSEESVRLVHEDLRPVPAAEREARLEARLGEEARRPFALFEGPLLRATLFQLDARTRVLLFVAHRLVADAASLGVLARELSVLRTQAASSAGSLSMGDAFLSGRISYGDMLASQKGLPPLALSAAEHLEARRVWFGGPEAARRLAGWKERLAGSTPLELPLDRPRPPVRSQRGGCHDFTLPAPLAERARTLARQRGGTLEAVLLAAFAAVLSRASGQTEATVGVGREGRERPDLKALVAPLADELPLRVSLPGEEGFAALVGRVSEALAALRVPEDIPFGLLLEELRPPPDLSRTPVFQVLFSLEEGLPGLELPGVKSSPVEVESGATPVDLYLRVMGGGGGALRARLTYDTALFEASTAERLASQLGTLLEAALAAPERPVSTLPLMAEEARRRLFASWNDTREDFPRDSTYSALFEAQVARTPDAVALEFEGEVLTYRELNARANRLAWHLRSLGVGPEVLVGVAVERSPALVVAPLAVFKAGGAYIPLDPAYPRERLANMLAAGRPPVVLTTRASQGALPDTGARRVLLDTLDLASGGQDTNPPETATAEHLAYVLFTSGSTGQPAGVQVPHRSLVNVLTTSRAWPRPHAGESLLAVTTLSFDLACMELFQPLLGGARLLLAPRDVVTDGARLREWLETRSPTLFMATPATWRMVLEAGWSRGTGLRAVSAGEALPAELARRLLATGLELWNGYGPTETTIYATVARIDGAGPISIGRPLSNTTLHVLDAHLRPVPVGARGVLYIGGEGVSRGYRARPELTAQRFLPDPFSSVPGARMYRSGDEVRYLPDGSLEYLGREDFQVKVRGFRIELGDVEAALARHPQVKQAVVVAREDAPGTRRLVAYVVPQPSGTPSWTELRAFLGGILPEFMVPSACVVLEAMPLSPVGKVDRSRLPAPESALPALDGARVPPRTPEEHTLVGLWREVLGLESVGIRDGFFELGGDSLLATRVVARAARAGLRLTARQFALHPTIEELAAVATSTQEAPRSEASSGEDLVLPPIVQWWLERGAGFPDHDNCALMLEVPVDVDPALLEQAFRALIAHHDSLRLRLQRRADGSWRMFYGPATQDAFWSIVDLSAVPAEQLPGALFGETCRLNASLDLARGPLMRVTLLRLPGPSCRLHLVVHHLLVDEVSLRLLVDDLQLAYTQLQRGEPVRLAPPATTVQRWGERLREYARAPEVLRDLPYWRRRVQAPFHPLPVDFPSGTSFNAAARFTPTGLSPDETRALFEGLPRKLGVTADDLLLTALVLALEGLTHRRDLHLHVAGHGRDVEVPGVDVSRTVGWISSITPLYLDAGGTADTPSALRAIQAQLRAVPAKGLSWSLLRYLSDDAALRQELAAAPQPEVVYSFIGSVDPTLDPTALLRPAREFAGMEHAPQALRTDRLALIGLIMGGQLQLMALTCDTLFRQETIQALMDRLRGHLLELAALATDG, from the coding sequence TTGTCTCCCGCCCAGCGTCGGGTGTGGCTGCTAACGGAGTTCGAGTCCGCGCATTCCGGTCATCACGTCGCGGCGGCGTGGCGGCTGGAAGGCGCGCTCGAGGCGGGTCCTCTCGAGGCGTCCCTGCGCGAGGTGGTGCGGCGGCATGCCCTGGTGCGCTCGCGCCTGCTGGAGGAGGATGGCGAGCCCCGGCTCCAGGCGCTGTCCGAGGAGTCCGTGCGGCTGGTGCACGAGGACCTGCGGCCGGTGCCCGCCGCCGAGCGCGAGGCCCGACTGGAGGCGCGGCTGGGCGAGGAGGCGCGGCGCCCGTTCGCGCTCTTCGAGGGGCCGCTGCTGCGCGCCACCCTGTTCCAACTGGACGCGCGGACGCGGGTCCTGCTCTTCGTGGCGCACCGGCTCGTCGCCGACGCGGCGTCGCTGGGGGTGCTCGCGCGGGAGTTGTCCGTGTTGCGCACCCAGGCCGCCTCGTCCGCGGGCAGCCTGTCCATGGGGGATGCGTTCCTGTCGGGCCGCATCTCGTACGGCGACATGCTCGCGTCCCAGAAGGGCCTGCCGCCTCTGGCGTTGAGCGCCGCCGAGCACCTGGAGGCGCGGCGCGTGTGGTTCGGCGGCCCCGAGGCGGCGCGGCGGCTCGCCGGGTGGAAGGAGCGGCTCGCGGGGAGCACGCCCCTGGAGCTGCCCCTGGACAGGCCCCGTCCGCCGGTGCGCTCGCAGCGCGGTGGCTGCCATGACTTCACGCTGCCCGCGCCGCTCGCCGAGCGGGCCCGGACCCTCGCCCGTCAGCGGGGGGGGACGCTGGAGGCCGTGCTGCTGGCGGCCTTCGCGGCGGTGCTCTCGCGCGCCTCGGGACAGACGGAGGCCACCGTGGGCGTGGGGCGGGAAGGCCGCGAGCGGCCGGATCTCAAGGCGCTGGTCGCGCCGCTGGCCGACGAGCTGCCGCTGCGCGTGTCCCTGCCGGGCGAGGAGGGCTTCGCGGCGCTCGTGGGGCGCGTCTCCGAGGCGCTCGCGGCCCTGCGCGTCCCGGAGGACATCCCCTTCGGCCTGCTCCTGGAGGAACTGCGGCCCCCTCCGGACTTGAGCCGCACGCCGGTGTTCCAGGTGCTGTTCTCCCTGGAGGAGGGGCTCCCGGGACTGGAGCTGCCCGGCGTGAAGTCCTCGCCCGTGGAGGTGGAGTCCGGCGCCACGCCGGTGGACCTGTACCTGCGGGTCATGGGCGGCGGCGGGGGCGCGCTCCGGGCCCGCCTGACGTACGACACCGCGCTGTTCGAGGCCTCGACGGCCGAGCGCCTGGCCTCGCAACTGGGCACCCTGCTGGAGGCGGCGCTGGCGGCGCCCGAGCGGCCCGTGTCCACGCTGCCGCTGATGGCCGAGGAGGCGCGGCGGCGGCTGTTCGCGTCGTGGAATGACACGCGCGAGGACTTCCCCCGGGACAGCACCTACTCCGCGCTGTTCGAGGCCCAGGTGGCGCGCACGCCGGACGCGGTCGCCCTGGAGTTCGAGGGGGAAGTGCTCACGTACCGGGAGCTGAACGCGCGGGCCAACCGGCTCGCCTGGCACCTGCGGTCGCTGGGCGTGGGTCCCGAGGTGCTCGTGGGCGTGGCCGTGGAGCGCTCGCCGGCGCTGGTGGTGGCCCCGCTGGCGGTGTTCAAGGCGGGCGGCGCCTACATCCCGTTGGATCCCGCCTACCCGCGCGAGCGGCTGGCGAACATGCTCGCCGCGGGCCGTCCCCCGGTGGTGCTCACCACCCGCGCGTCCCAGGGGGCGCTGCCCGACACGGGCGCGCGGCGCGTCCTGCTCGACACCCTGGACCTGGCCTCGGGGGGACAGGACACCAACCCGCCCGAGACGGCCACCGCGGAGCACCTCGCCTATGTCCTCTTCACCTCGGGCTCCACCGGGCAGCCCGCGGGCGTGCAGGTGCCGCACCGGTCGCTGGTGAACGTCCTGACCACCTCGCGTGCCTGGCCCCGGCCGCACGCGGGGGAGTCGCTGCTGGCCGTCACCACGCTGTCCTTCGATCTGGCCTGCATGGAGCTCTTCCAGCCCCTGCTCGGGGGCGCGCGGCTCCTCTTGGCGCCGCGCGACGTCGTCACCGACGGGGCGCGGCTGCGCGAGTGGCTGGAGACCCGCTCGCCCACGCTGTTCATGGCCACGCCCGCCACGTGGCGGATGGTGCTGGAGGCCGGCTGGTCCCGGGGCACGGGCCTCCGGGCCGTCAGCGCTGGCGAGGCGCTGCCGGCCGAGCTCGCCCGGCGCCTGCTCGCCACGGGGCTCGAGCTGTGGAACGGGTATGGCCCCACCGAGACGACCATCTACGCCACGGTGGCCCGCATCGACGGAGCGGGGCCCATCTCCATCGGCCGGCCCCTGTCCAACACCACGCTCCACGTGCTGGACGCGCACCTGCGGCCCGTGCCGGTGGGCGCGCGCGGCGTGCTCTACATCGGGGGCGAGGGCGTGTCGCGCGGCTACCGGGCGCGCCCCGAGCTGACGGCTCAGCGCTTCCTGCCGGATCCCTTCTCGTCCGTGCCGGGCGCGCGCATGTACCGCTCCGGCGACGAGGTGCGCTACCTGCCGGACGGCTCGCTCGAGTACCTGGGCCGCGAGGACTTCCAGGTGAAGGTGCGCGGCTTCCGCATCGAGCTGGGGGACGTGGAGGCGGCGCTGGCGCGCCATCCCCAGGTGAAGCAGGCCGTGGTGGTGGCGCGCGAGGACGCGCCGGGCACGCGGCGGCTCGTGGCGTACGTGGTGCCCCAGCCGTCGGGCACGCCCTCGTGGACGGAGCTGCGCGCCTTCCTGGGCGGCATCCTCCCCGAGTTCATGGTGCCCTCGGCCTGCGTGGTGCTCGAGGCGATGCCGCTGTCGCCCGTGGGCAAGGTGGACCGCTCGCGCCTGCCCGCGCCCGAGAGCGCGCTGCCCGCGCTCGACGGGGCGCGGGTGCCGCCGCGCACGCCCGAGGAGCACACCCTGGTGGGCCTCTGGCGCGAGGTGCTGGGCCTCGAGTCGGTGGGCATCCGCGATGGCTTCTTCGAGCTGGGTGGAGACTCGCTCCTGGCCACGCGCGTGGTGGCCCGCGCGGCCCGGGCCGGTCTGCGCCTCACCGCGCGGCAGTTCGCCCTGCACCCGACGATCGAGGAGCTCGCGGCGGTGGCCACGTCCACCCAGGAGGCCCCCCGGAGCGAGGCGTCGTCGGGGGAGGACCTGGTGCTCCCGCCCATCGTGCAGTGGTGGCTGGAGCGCGGCGCGGGCTTCCCGGACCACGACAACTGCGCGCTCATGCTCGAGGTGCCCGTGGACGTGGACCCGGCGCTGCTCGAGCAGGCCTTCCGGGCGCTCATCGCCCACCACGATTCCCTGCGCCTGCGGCTGCAGCGCCGCGCGGACGGAAGCTGGCGGATGTTCTACGGCCCCGCCACCCAGGATGCGTTCTGGTCCATCGTCGACCTGTCCGCGGTGCCCGCCGAGCAGCTGCCCGGCGCCCTGTTCGGGGAGACGTGCCGGCTCAACGCGAGCCTGGACCTGGCCCGGGGGCCGCTCATGCGGGTGACGCTATTGCGTCTGCCCGGACCGTCGTGCCGGCTGCACCTGGTGGTGCACCACCTGCTGGTGGACGAGGTGTCCCTGCGGCTCTTGGTGGATGACCTGCAACTGGCCTACACCCAGCTCCAGCGGGGCGAGCCCGTGCGCCTGGCGCCCCCGGCGACCACCGTTCAGCGCTGGGGCGAGCGCCTGCGCGAGTACGCGCGCGCGCCGGAGGTGCTCCGGGACCTGCCCTACTGGCGGCGGCGGGTCCAGGCGCCCTTCCATCCGCTGCCGGTGGACTTCCCCTCGGGCACGTCGTTCAACGCCGCGGCGCGCTTCACGCCCACGGGCCTGTCGCCCGACGAGACGCGCGCGCTGTTCGAGGGGCTGCCTCGCAAGCTCGGCGTCACGGCGGATGACCTCCTGCTCACCGCGCTCGTCCTGGCGCTGGAGGGGCTGACGCACCGGCGCGACCTGCACCTGCACGTGGCGGGGCATGGCCGGGACGTGGAGGTGCCGGGCGTGGACGTGTCCCGCACGGTGGGGTGGATCAGCTCCATCACCCCCTTGTACCTGGACGCGGGGGGCACCGCGGACACCCCGAGCGCCCTGCGGGCCATCCAGGCGCAACTGCGCGCCGTGCCCGCCAAGGGCCTGTCCTGGTCCCTGTTGCGCTACCTGAGCGATGACGCGGCGCTGCGCCAGGAGCTGGCCGCGGCGCCCCAGCCGGAGGTCGTCTACAGCTTCATCGGCTCGGTGGACCCCACGCTGGACCCCACGGCCCTGCTGCGTCCGGCGCGGGAGTTCGCGGGCATGGAGCACGCCCCCCAGGCCCTCCGGACCGACCGGCTCGCGCTCATCGGCCTGATCATGGGCGGGCAGCTCCAACTGATGGCCCTCACCTGCGACACCCTGTTCCGGCAAGAGACGATCCAGGCGCTCATGGACCGCCTGCGGGGCCACCTGCTCGAACTGGCCGCCCTGGCCACCGACGGGTAG